The sequence TCAATATTTATTTAGTTCTGCCATTATATTAGGCGCGTCTATCACAATATTTCGTCATGCAAAAGCCGGTGGCGGAAAACAATCTGGATTTCGTACCACAAAAGTCGAGACTGCCAATCTCAAAATGGACTTTTCTAATATCGCAGGCAACGTTGAAGCAAAAGAACAGGTTCAAGATATCGTTGACTTTATCAAAGCTCCCCACAAATATGCAGATATGGGCGCAACGATGCCTAAAGGACTCATTTTCTATGGCCCCCCAGGAACTGGAAAAACAATGATGGCAAAGGCACTCGCAAAAGAAGCTAATGTACCCTTTTTTTCTGTGAGCGGATCTGATTTTATGCAAATGTATGTAGGCGTTGGTGCAAGTCGTATTAGAGAATTGTTTAGAGAAGCGAAGAAGAGCGAAAAGGCTGTTATCTTTATCGACGAAATAGACGCAATAGGGAAAACGCGATCCAACACTCCGGGTGGCAGTGGCTCTGACGAAAAGGATCAAACTCTCAATGCACTGCTTACAGAAATGTCAGGATTTAATTCTGCGTCAGGAATCGTGGTCATTGCCGCGACAAATAGATTAGACATTTTGGATGAAGCGCTCCTAAGGCCAGGTCGTTTTGATAGACATATCCAAATAGGTTATCCAGATCAAGAGGCGCGAAAGCATATTTTATCGCTATACCTACAAAACAAGCCAATAGATGCGAGTGTAAACGTCGAAAAAATTAGTGAAGAAACTCTCTATTTCACAGGCGCTATGCTAGAGAATTTTGTAAACGAGGCAGCCATAATGGCGGTCAAAGAAAACGTAGCGGCCATCACGGCAACACACTTCGATAAAGCATTTTACACCGTCATTGCAGGTAGCGAAAAGAAAGATCGAAGTATGATCTCGTTCAAAGATAAGCAAATTACGGCATATCACGAGGCAGGACATGCCCTGGTCACCAAAATCGTGGCACCAGAGAATAAAGTAAGCCGCGTAACCATAATTCCTAGTACAAAAGGAGCGGGTGGTTTTAGCATGAACATTGCAAAAGAAAAAATGTACCAAACTAAGCAAGAGATCATTGCAAATATAAAAATTGCACTAGCCGGTCGTGTTGCAGAAGAAATTATCTTTGGGAGAGATTTTGTAACCACTGGGGCATCAAACGATATAGAAAAGGCTACCAAATATATAAAGGATTATATTACCAAATATGGAATGGACGAGACGTTTGGAATGGTCAATACGGATCTTTTCGGAGACAGTGTAAAAGACGAGGTATTGTTATTAACCAAAAATCTTATGAAAGAAATCTATAGCGAAACAGTTGCATTAATGATAGATAATCGTGGCGATCTCGAAAAACTGGCCAATGCGCTTATCAAAAAAGAGACCCTAAACCACGATGATATAGAGGCGCTTCTCGCCAGCTAAAAAAAGGCAAGCCGCCGTTTTAATTAGCAACCTTGCCTTTGTAGTCTACTATTTACATTCATTAAAATGAAGTTTATTTGTTATTTCATACGCTACTCTTGCGCTTTCTTCCAATTCTTCTAAAGCAAAAAAGGCATCCATCAAACTTTTCGCTCCCACAAGTGGGCCATGATTCGCCAATAAAAATCCGTCGCTTTTATCAATAGCAGATTTAAAATGTTCAAAGAGTTCTGCAGATCCCGGCGATGCATAAGGTATTAATCCGATTGTGCCCAATTTCATTTTTAAATACGGGGTATATTTTGGCATACAATCTACCGTGTTTTGATGCGATGCGCAAGACCATAAAGTACTATAAATACTATGAGTGTGAATCACTGCCTGAATTTTTTCTGACTTATTATAGTAGATTAGATGTAAAGGCAGTTCCTTGCTTGCGGCAATGCCGTCAAGGTGCGTACCGTTCAAATCGACTATCGCAAACTGAGATTGATCTAACGTACCAAACGATGTTCCGCTCCCTGTTATATATATCTTGTCTCCGTCTTTAAAGCTTAAGTTAGCAGAAGACCCCGTCGCTTTCCCTCTATTAAATAAACTCTGGGCTATCCAAACTGCTTGCTCCAATTTATTCATAGCAACTCCCTCTTATCCTCTTGTCATATTCAATGCTCTGGTGAAAAAATCTACTTGGCCAAAATTACCCGATTTTAATACAATTTTTAAATCTGTATTTTGCGTAGGAGACATAATAGGCACTCCGGGAGCAATGCTCTCGCCAATTACAAAACTTTGATATGCTAAGGCTTTTGTAACCGCACTAGAGGTTTCGCCGCCTGCAATAATGATGCGCTTATACCTGTCTTCAACTGCTTTGACTGCAATCTCTGCGGTTAATTTTTCCAATTTTTCGGATATTGCGTCTCTACCTAATTTTTGAGCGTTTAACACATTTTCTGTATTGTCAGAGCTATAAATTAAAACTTCTTTGTCACCGTTATCTGATACAAATTTCCACACATCATCTACAGTAATTTCATTATTGAACACCTTTACAGGATCCACTTTATAGCTAACGGCACCCTTTTTCTTATAATCTTCAATTTGTTCTAGAGTAGCTTGCGAACAGCTTCCTGCTAATACAATTCCTTTGCCGGCGGTTTTCGAATTGATCATCGTTGCCGTACTATTTTGGATATATTTTCGTGATAAAGCGGCCAAAATTCCAGACCCTCCCGAAAGGACAAAGTCATCGCCAAATACTTCTGCTACCTTCGTGGCGTTATCTTCATTAACATAATCTGGCACCACATAAAAGTGCTCTTTATCCGCTCCGAATGCTTCTACCATAGCCTTAATTTCTGCAGCTGGTTTTTGCAATGTAGCATAATTTAAATTGAGAGTTTGGTACTTGCCTTGTGGAGAAATGAGGTCTTCGATTTTTGATGCCCACATTGGCGTTAACGGGTGATGCTTCATATGAGTCTGAGCCAAAGGTATATCGTCAATATATAAAACGCCATCTTTTACAGTGCGTTTATTTACTGGAAGCGCTGGCGAGATTATCGAATGCTTCGCATTAAATTCTTCTAGTACACTGTCTAATACGGGACCTATGTTTCCGGTTTTGGTGGAATCAAAAGTTGAGCAATACTTAAAATATAGATGCGCTGCCCCCTGTTCCTTTAGCCATCTAAAAGCTGCCAAACTGTCTGATACCGCATCGGATGTCTTTTGAGTGCGACTCTTTAACGCAACAACGATCGCATCGCAATCTGTTTCAAAATCTCCAGCTGGTATTCCATCTATCAAAATAGTTTTTAATCCACCTGCCATCAAAAATGAAGCCGCATCGCTTGCGCCGGTAAAGTCATCTGCGACACAACCAATTTTAATTGTCCTCCCATTTTCTAATTTGTTGATCAAAGCCTTTGTACGCTCAAGTCCTTGTGCGATATCGCCATCAAATGCTTCGGTTGATACGACGCCAGTATATCCATAATTTTTTAATACCGAGAAAACTTCTGCATAAAAATCGTATAATGCTTCTGAAGGATATCGTCTTTGAGTGCCCACTCGCTCTGCTATATGCACATGAACCACCTCATCTAGCACATTTTGCAGTTCGGCGATGGATTCTTGTTCCATGTGCATGTGATAAATGTCGTAGACTATTTTGACATTGTCCATCCCGATATCCTTAACTAAGGCGAGCGCTTCTGATAGCTTTAGGCCAAACAAGCTTTCGGTCTTGTTCAGAGACTCCCACATAACATTAATATTATAGGGTTTAGCCTCTTCTGCAAATATCTTTACAAACCGCTTGGCGTTATCCCATTCGTTATCCAAATCATAATCGTCAGACCAAACGCGAGATTTTGGCGAACCAATTCCAATTGCCTTAATGTTTAATTTGGCTCCCCTTGCGCATAACAGCCGTGCGTAATCGCGAGTTTTTTTGTCGTCAACATCTGGACCAATAATAGCAATTGTTGGCGGAAGCGCAGCATTAAATCCGATGCACTTAATGGCACCATTTTCTATAGTCGTGCAAACCGTCGCAAAATCTTCGTCCGACATGGCGGCGATCTGATTTCCTGCAAGCTCTATATAGTCAAACCCCTTCTCAACAACCAGCTGATAATTATCTATTGAAGTGCAACATCCCAATTTCATATCCATTCCTCCAAATTTAGTTTACTTTTTTTACTTCTACTTGTGCTAGCTTTTCAAAATATTGAACAATGCCACCGTGGTCATCGCCCATATGGCCGTCAACTTTTAATGCTTGTAATATTTCGAATAGTTGCGCTGTGTATGGAACAGGTACATCGATTTGATGAGCTGTGTCTAATACATTTTTGATATCCTTGTGATTAATAGAAATTTTTCCGCCTGGTTTAAAATTGCGTTCAACTATCATCGGAATTTT is a genomic window of Candidatus Epulonipiscium viviparus containing:
- a CDS encoding ATP-dependent metallopeptidase FtsH/Yme1/Tma family protein, encoding MSRMKKNHKKALCFGFIIILTIATIVALSQTQVDNLVSYQTFINAIENENVTDVQLSDSEYIKFNIKTEDLTYKTENPRTTDFKEMLLLNGISVKESAPATIVQYLFSSAIILGASITIFRHAKAGGGKQSGFRTTKVETANLKMDFSNIAGNVEAKEQVQDIVDFIKAPHKYADMGATMPKGLIFYGPPGTGKTMMAKALAKEANVPFFSVSGSDFMQMYVGVGASRIRELFREAKKSEKAVIFIDEIDAIGKTRSNTPGGSGSDEKDQTLNALLTEMSGFNSASGIVVIAATNRLDILDEALLRPGRFDRHIQIGYPDQEARKHILSLYLQNKPIDASVNVEKISEETLYFTGAMLENFVNEAAIMAVKENVAAITATHFDKAFYTVIAGSEKKDRSMISFKDKQITAYHEAGHALVTKIVAPENKVSRVTIIPSTKGAGGFSMNIAKEKMYQTKQEIIANIKIALAGRVAEEIIFGRDFVTTGASNDIEKATKYIKDYITKYGMDETFGMVNTDLFGDSVKDEVLLLTKNLMKEIYSETVALMIDNRGDLEKLANALIKKETLNHDDIEALLAS
- a CDS encoding class II aldolase/adducin family protein, with product MNKLEQAVWIAQSLFNRGKATGSSANLSFKDGDKIYITGSGTSFGTLDQSQFAIVDLNGTHLDGIAASKELPLHLIYYNKSEKIQAVIHTHSIYSTLWSCASHQNTVDCMPKYTPYLKMKLGTIGLIPYASPGSAELFEHFKSAIDKSDGFLLANHGPLVGAKSLMDAFFALEELEESARVAYEITNKLHFNECK
- the otnK gene encoding 3-oxo-tetronate kinase, which produces MKLGCCTSIDNYQLVVEKGFDYIELAGNQIAAMSDEDFATVCTTIENGAIKCIGFNAALPPTIAIIGPDVDDKKTRDYARLLCARGAKLNIKAIGIGSPKSRVWSDDYDLDNEWDNAKRFVKIFAEEAKPYNINVMWESLNKTESLFGLKLSEALALVKDIGMDNVKIVYDIYHMHMEQESIAELQNVLDEVVHVHIAERVGTQRRYPSEALYDFYAEVFSVLKNYGYTGVVSTEAFDGDIAQGLERTKALINKLENGRTIKIGCVADDFTGASDAASFLMAGGLKTILIDGIPAGDFETDCDAIVVALKSRTQKTSDAVSDSLAAFRWLKEQGAAHLYFKYCSTFDSTKTGNIGPVLDSVLEEFNAKHSIISPALPVNKRTVKDGVLYIDDIPLAQTHMKHHPLTPMWASKIEDLISPQGKYQTLNLNYATLQKPAAEIKAMVEAFGADKEHFYVVPDYVNEDNATKVAEVFGDDFVLSGGSGILAALSRKYIQNSTATMINSKTAGKGIVLAGSCSQATLEQIEDYKKKGAVSYKVDPVKVFNNEITVDDVWKFVSDNGDKEVLIYSSDNTENVLNAQKLGRDAISEKLEKLTAEIAVKAVEDRYKRIIIAGGETSSAVTKALAYQSFVIGESIAPGVPIMSPTQNTDLKIVLKSGNFGQVDFFTRALNMTRG